One window from the genome of Nicotiana tomentosiformis chromosome 5, ASM39032v3, whole genome shotgun sequence encodes:
- the LOC104107629 gene encoding ultraviolet-B receptor UVR8 isoform X1 gives MNGSEGEGSVKMEVVEKEKIVYMWGYLPGAVPQRSPLLSPVVVVRIPQSGNYLWKDVCGGGCGFAMAISDSGKLITWGSTDDLGQSYVTSGKHGEIPEPFPLPDEVLVVKAAAGWAHCVAVTGNGEVYTWGWKECIPSGKVLGEPAVDKEVNDGQSSFLAQQVSPHPQGSRSMFGAVSHIETRSGEDSAKRRRVSSAKQQAESSTSGDEGLSALPCLVALNPGVRIVSVAAGGRHTLALSDIGQVWGWGYGGEGQLGLGSRIRMVSSPHPVPCIDSSPSRKDRAMGLSHGCPGSEGQGLRVPGNYVKRIACGGRHSAVITDAGALLTFGWGLYGQCGQGSTDDELSPTCVSSLLGIRIESVAAGLWHTVCISADGDVYAFGGNQFGQLGTGAEQAETLPRLLDAPNLENMHVKVVSCGARHTAVVTDDSKVFCWGWNKYGQLGLGDVIDRNIPSQVSIDGHVPTNVACGWWHTLLLAESPT, from the exons ATGAATGGAAGTGAAGGTGAAGGAAGTGTGAAAATGGAAGTAgtagaaaaggagaaaatagtGTATATGTGGGGATATTTACCAGGAGCTGTACCACAGAGGTCACCTTTGTTGTCTCCAGTTGTTGTTGTGAGGATTCCACAGTCGGGAAATTACTTATGGAAGGATGTTTGTGGTGGTGGTTGTGGATTTGCTATGGCCATTTCAG ATTCTGGGAAGCTCATTACATGGGGTTCAACGGATGATTTAGGCCAATCCTATGTGACATCAGGGAAACATGGG GAAATTCCGGAGCCTTTTCCCCTTCCTGATGAAGTTTTAGTAGTAAAAGCCGCTGCCGGTTGGGCACATTGTGTTGCAGTTACAG GAAATGGAGAAGTGTATACATGGGGTTGGAAGGAATGTATTCCTTCTGGAAAGGTTCTTGGAGAGCCAGCTGTAGACAAGGAGGTAAACGATGGACAGAGTTCATTCCTGGCACAGCAAG TAAGCCCTCACCCCCAGGGATCGAGGTCCATGTTTGGAGCAGTGTCTCATATAGAGACTAGAAGTGGAGAGGATAGTGCGAAACGTAGACGGGTATCATCAGCTAAGCAACAAGCTGAGAGCTCAACCTCAGGGGATGAAGGTCTCTCAGCATTGCCATGTTTAGTCGCATTAAATCCAGGGGTGCGGATTGTCAGTGTAGCAGCTGGTGGCCGGCATACACTGGCATTGTCAG aTATAGGACAAGTGTGGGGTTGGGGCTATGGAGGGGAAGGACAGCTTGGTCTAGGCTCCAGGATTCGAATGGTATCCTCTCCACATCCTGTGCCGTGCATTGATTCTTCTCCTTCGCGAAAGGACAGAGCTATGGGCCTTTCTCATGGATGTCCAGGATCAGAGGGACAAGGCCTCAGAGTTCCTGGGAATTACGTCAAGAGAATTGCCTGCGGGGGCCGACACAGTGCAGTAATTACAG ATGCTGGAGCGTTATTAACTTTTGGTTGGGGATTGTATGGACAG TGTGGTCAAGGGAGTACAGATGATGAGCTAAGTCCGACGTGTGTATCTTCATTACTTGGCATCAGGATAGAAAGTGTAGCAGCAGGGCTCTGGCACACTGTATGCATTTCTGCAGATGGTGATGTATATGCATTTGGAGGGAACCAATTTGGGCAGTTAGGCACTGGCGCCGAGCAGGCTGAG ACACTACCTCGGCTCCTGGATGCTCCAAATTTGGAGAACATGCATGTGAAAGTTGTATCATGTGGAGCACGACATACTGCCGTAGTCACAG ATGATAGCAAAGTGTTCTGCTGGGGATGGAACAAGTATGGTCAG CTTGGACTGGGTGATGTGATTGATCGGAATATTCCATCCCAAGTCTCAATCGATGGTCATGTACCGACAAATGTCGCTTGTGGGTGGTGGCACACACTTCTACTAGCTGAATCACCTACGTGA
- the LOC104107629 gene encoding ultraviolet-B receptor UVR8 isoform X2 translates to MNGSEGEGSVKMEVVEKEKIVYMWGYLPGAVPQRSPLLSPVVVVRIPQSGNYLWKDVCGGGCGFAMAISGNGEVYTWGWKECIPSGKVLGEPAVDKEVNDGQSSFLAQQVSPHPQGSRSMFGAVSHIETRSGEDSAKRRRVSSAKQQAESSTSGDEGLSALPCLVALNPGVRIVSVAAGGRHTLALSDIGQVWGWGYGGEGQLGLGSRIRMVSSPHPVPCIDSSPSRKDRAMGLSHGCPGSEGQGLRVPGNYVKRIACGGRHSAVITDAGALLTFGWGLYGQCGQGSTDDELSPTCVSSLLGIRIESVAAGLWHTVCISADGDVYAFGGNQFGQLGTGAEQAETLPRLLDAPNLENMHVKVVSCGARHTAVVTDDSKVFCWGWNKYGQLGLGDVIDRNIPSQVSIDGHVPTNVACGWWHTLLLAESPT, encoded by the exons ATGAATGGAAGTGAAGGTGAAGGAAGTGTGAAAATGGAAGTAgtagaaaaggagaaaatagtGTATATGTGGGGATATTTACCAGGAGCTGTACCACAGAGGTCACCTTTGTTGTCTCCAGTTGTTGTTGTGAGGATTCCACAGTCGGGAAATTACTTATGGAAGGATGTTTGTGGTGGTGGTTGTGGATTTGCTATGGCCATTTCAG GAAATGGAGAAGTGTATACATGGGGTTGGAAGGAATGTATTCCTTCTGGAAAGGTTCTTGGAGAGCCAGCTGTAGACAAGGAGGTAAACGATGGACAGAGTTCATTCCTGGCACAGCAAG TAAGCCCTCACCCCCAGGGATCGAGGTCCATGTTTGGAGCAGTGTCTCATATAGAGACTAGAAGTGGAGAGGATAGTGCGAAACGTAGACGGGTATCATCAGCTAAGCAACAAGCTGAGAGCTCAACCTCAGGGGATGAAGGTCTCTCAGCATTGCCATGTTTAGTCGCATTAAATCCAGGGGTGCGGATTGTCAGTGTAGCAGCTGGTGGCCGGCATACACTGGCATTGTCAG aTATAGGACAAGTGTGGGGTTGGGGCTATGGAGGGGAAGGACAGCTTGGTCTAGGCTCCAGGATTCGAATGGTATCCTCTCCACATCCTGTGCCGTGCATTGATTCTTCTCCTTCGCGAAAGGACAGAGCTATGGGCCTTTCTCATGGATGTCCAGGATCAGAGGGACAAGGCCTCAGAGTTCCTGGGAATTACGTCAAGAGAATTGCCTGCGGGGGCCGACACAGTGCAGTAATTACAG ATGCTGGAGCGTTATTAACTTTTGGTTGGGGATTGTATGGACAG TGTGGTCAAGGGAGTACAGATGATGAGCTAAGTCCGACGTGTGTATCTTCATTACTTGGCATCAGGATAGAAAGTGTAGCAGCAGGGCTCTGGCACACTGTATGCATTTCTGCAGATGGTGATGTATATGCATTTGGAGGGAACCAATTTGGGCAGTTAGGCACTGGCGCCGAGCAGGCTGAG ACACTACCTCGGCTCCTGGATGCTCCAAATTTGGAGAACATGCATGTGAAAGTTGTATCATGTGGAGCACGACATACTGCCGTAGTCACAG ATGATAGCAAAGTGTTCTGCTGGGGATGGAACAAGTATGGTCAG CTTGGACTGGGTGATGTGATTGATCGGAATATTCCATCCCAAGTCTCAATCGATGGTCATGTACCGACAAATGTCGCTTGTGGGTGGTGGCACACACTTCTACTAGCTGAATCACCTACGTGA